A region of the Lepidochelys kempii isolate rLepKem1 chromosome 24, rLepKem1.hap2, whole genome shotgun sequence genome:
gagcaaggggggctgggactgagccaggacacTTGGGCTCCACCTTGTACCCTGtgttcagaccccgcccccatctggAGAACTTATCCAGTGTTAATATCCCAGATTCCTCAACATAATGGTCCTCGGCGCCGGTGCAGACCAAgagctccttctccttctcctgccaGCCATCTGCCCCCATTTTGAAGAATGACGGGCACTGCCGGCCGTTGGGGACAGAGCTCACACTTGGCACTGAcaacagtcagacacacacagtcagccaggggtggggattCACCACACGCTGGGCTCGATCCCAGCTacgggaagggagtggggtctagtagttagagcaggggggctgggagccaggactcctgggtactcTCCAGGCAGGTATGGCCAGAGCACGGCTCtaggtttgcagcagacacacacctgggatggccccggcGTTGCAGCCGTCGGTGTCACAGCAGGCGATGTTCACCCGCACGGTGACATTGTGTGCGTAGGTCAGCGAGAAGGGGCCGGGCTCACAGTTCTTGGGCTCCAGGCACGATTTACCCATGTAGGAGAAGGAGTTTCTctctgtggaagggaaacagagcatcacctctgagctccccaatggacccccagctgctccatcctccccttttgttccatccaccccacccccaactaatctcatcttccccccccatccccgataaaatcctctcttctgtctgatcctGGGCCCACAGTCACCCACTGCAATTCCCTTCTCATCCCATCCCCTGTCTATGACATTACCTTTCCAGAcggagcagtccctgctcctggagaggagcacAGTCTATTGTttagagtagggggaggggctgggagccaggactcctgggttcgactcctggcttcaggaggacaatggtgtctacacttagtaggaatcttctttcactcacccagcctgaACTCAGCCACGACAGTGACGCAGGTCCCTTCCCAGGGGgcgcagagctgcagggggccggcgcATGATTGCTCTTCggacgcacacacctcgcattgcagggtgctccctggaggttggaaaaatcccttctcagtacaaaccatggctccccacccctccccaggcagtgcccgTGGGCGAAATACCACCACCAACCAACTGTGGAAGTTGTTACCAtcaatgcctcctcactgaacgtgtgggcaggcagatcttggagaaatgccacctgcttttgcagcagttctgcccagttccatttaactctccggatggggaaaggcatcttgctagctggtcatttgtatcttactcaaaaccacagacaagtctgtttcctgcctgagtgtctgtggctagaatacattttcacctgctgacgtggctatctggggtgcaggttatgcctgcgaacaaaccccacacgtctgtgcaaacagaaaaaaaagaatttggcTGCTCTGAAGAGGTTTCTGCCTGTGAACCTTTGCGGtgaacctttcacacacacacacattcacacacacacaccccgctgtcactctctgctccaggcctctgcctgggattctttagtctgcagaagagaagaattaagggggatttgatagctgctttcaacttcctgagaggtggttccagagtggatggttctagactattctcagtggtggaagaggacaggacaaggagtaatggtctcaagttgcagtgggggaggtttaggttggatattaggaaaaactttttcactaggagggtggtgaaacactggaatgtgttatctagggaggtggtagaatctccttcctcagaagtttttaaggtcgggcttgagaaagccctggctgggatgatttaattggggattggtcctgctttgagcagggggttggactagatgacctcctgaggtcccttccaaccctgatattctatgattctattattctaattaccctgtaaagtatctaccatcctgattttccagaggtgattcctttacttctattaaaggtcttcttgtaaggaaactgaatgctttttcatcgttctaagatccaagggtgtgggtctgtggtcacctatgcaattggtgaggatttttaccaaaccttccccaggaagtggggtgcaaaggttgggaggattttggggggaaagacatgtccaaactacgtttcccagtaaacccagttaaagtttggtggtggcagtggaaatccaggggcaaaggataaaattaatttgtaccttggggaagttttaacctaagctggtgaaagtaagcttaggaggttttcatgcatgtccccacatctgtaccctagagttcagagtggggaaggaaacttgacatacTGCATTCCAGCCGAGTTATTTTGTAATGgtggaaatgagaaaggaagcaatttgtcAGCAGCAGTGTGGCCGTGACATTGTCCATTTTTATGGATGGTTTTGTGAGCAAGTCGTTTTTaggtgaggggaaacttggggtaCCCAAGACACATCAGACTGCTGCAAGGGGTACAGCTGTCTGGAAAGGTCGAGTGTCACTGGCCTAGATCAAAGGCATGGCAAAGGTAGAACACTGTGTTTGGAGTTTCGATTTCATGAAAACCAATGGACCATCGTATGGATTTCCTTTCCCTGTCTCCTGTTTAATGGAATAACAACCATTCACCctgagcacagccctgggactcactgaCCCAGCAAAGACGCCCGGCGATGCTAATGAAgaactttagcaccagaaaagtgTCCACTCCAAAGCCGGGGACCATCCTGTCCTGTCAACTCTCTTCTTCCGAATTTGATTGGCCAAGTTCACCCTTGCCACTGATGCCTTCACACCTCCATCATGCATGCAAAAACTCtggactggctgaagagatcccaTGATCGTTAACTCTTTCCTGTCTAGAGCTTGGGAGAGTTACAGTTCAGTCAGTGAACATAAGTTTTTaattgaaggaggagagaaagaaaaccaaTTCATGCACTTTGGTTTTTTCCAGAGCTTTCCTCTGGAAACATCACTTCAACCTCCAAATGCCTTCCCCCGCTTTTGCCAGGGTcccaggtgggaggaagggaacattatccccaatcttataaacagggaaactgaggcagaaagaggcggTGTCAGACTCAGAGCCACGAATACAGCCAaggagtcagatttcagagtagcagccgtgttagtctgtatccccagaaaggacgggagtacttgtggcaccttagagacgaaccaatttatatgactttgttagtctctaagttgccacaagtactcctgttcttttaagcaAGGAGTCCTAATTGCTGCTGGCTTCCAGCCTATTCTagacccaccccctccctgacctggggatagaacccaggagtcctggctcccagaaatCAGACCATGTGAGTCAGTGCGATGGTGCAACAGTGTCCCCTCCTGGCCAAGCAGGGCGCGGTCCCGGCTCACCCAGCTCAGCGCGGCCCTCACGCTAGTCCCTGTGCCCAGGAATCTGCAAAACCCTCTCTGCTGCTCAGCCCTTTTCTCCCTGCACTCCTTGGGCCAGCGTGGGGTACATACACCCCAGAAgagacccccccactccctcccagagcctgggaatgatcccaggagtcctggcaggaatctcagtgcagggggcaggggaacatttccaaGCAGGATGACAAGGGTGGGGGACGGTTTTCCTGGCTCCTGAGAATTGTCTGTGATTTCCAAACGTTTCCTGCTCCTCATCGGTGCCCGGCTCCATGTGCCTAGGGGCGGATGGGACTCCCCTGTGACCAGCTGAGcagacagcaggcagaggggttGGGGCGCCCACATGGTGGCCGGGCATTTTCTGCAGTGACCAGAGCAGGCAGGCAGGTTCAGAGAATCAGAGaaccatagaagatcagggttggaagagagctcaggaggtcatctagtccaaaccctgctcaaagcaggaccaaccccaactaattcatcccagccagagctgtgtcaagctgggccttaaacacttcaaaggatggagattccaccccctcagAAACGACTcagaagaacgcagaccgcaacaaacatcgatatgatgctagagtgcgttcccAGGaactccagccgggggacagagtcctgctgcgaaatttgggtattgccggcaaacacaagatagctgacggatgaaaggcaataccttacctggtgatggaaaagctgggagatctgccagtctacaagatcaaacctgaagacggtccagggcaaataaagacagtgcatagaaaccttttgctccctgtgggggaattggtaagcaccccttatgagatgggccatgACAGGGCAGTCGGCCAGAACAGAAGAGCTAGACCAAAgctgccatccaacacagacagcggGACCCgggcagctaacttacccctattctgcacatctgagagtgagtctgaggaggaagacacaaccctggtgtatcctgggatggagacaagatttcagtctcgatcagctgaacgaAATGAAAGTtctccctcttccgccctaaaccccatagcggaattatttaggcccatttccgacacccctgtgctgctgatgacacacacaggttattggacagtggacacacaggtagaggatgtcctgggcaccttggatcctccagcgttagaactaggagtgcaggggcctatgcCAGTAGCCAAGGgaccctcaaaggaagcctctccatccatcactcaagaggatgttccccctacctcggcaacagagattctcaatagacgagacaaggtgataagaccagtaaaatggttaacttatgatgcacctggggtgactagtgaggagccaatacatttagcacacaggattgtggaagctcaagtgggcttcctgaggccctttggaggaaaccaatgagttggtataaagggagtgtgatttgtcgggacgacaaattctcggctggggggaggatgtaagcagagccaggatgagctccaccctgacatctggtggtgaggtgtggcaagttgtggaaaagaacttcaggggctgatctcatttgcataggcacatccaccccgcctagaatgaggccatagctgcccaaatggtcactttggctgttgtgggatccccagtgtctctgttattggggcaggaagaataacttgctattaccctgattatgggaactgtgcttggaactgtacttggccatttgttatgatggagggactcaccatcaacaaAGTAGCAGTCGCTAGGGAAGGGACATGGGTGCCAAAACtctgtgactggagagaggcttgagacaggtattagtacctggtggtgtgggcccctttgtgagggcctgaaacaccagttgcacctctgtctgtctctctccactgtggaatgtcagagctaattttgggtctattaagagtcttgctacaggtactgtgctgaattcactttggccttatggtgcaccagcactaaggctcccactactttgagctggaatcactgagcgctgtgtcaagtagtggggagccggaagatctagagtgcagcggTGCTGATCGTGGACAGGCTGGCGGAGCCGTTTGTGAGACAGCGAGGCGAGCTGTGCGGagcggagctgttcgtgagacggcgagctgtgcagagcggagccgttcgtggcggagcggagccggtcgtggtggagtggagcggagccctgtggggcagtcagcttcaggtcacgtaaggtgccccttacctctttcccccacacacaggcacatttttagccagactggggagtaacactctgcagatgaacttttgaactctggggctggactttttggactttgggtgatttgtggattgctggactcaagacgtttgggttctgggactcaagaacccgagggaaaggatgtggcccaatttgctggggtgggtctttgctcatggtttggttaatgaacactagttgtggtgttttcccaatttaatgctgatgtcgtttacctcatgttattaaagattctctgctacaccgagactctgtgcttgcaagaggggaagtatcgcctctttgAGGTgtccagggggtgtgtaagattttcccaggtcactgtgtgggggctcgagccagttttccatttgctttgatgagagggaaccactgtgtactgaacccggcccttgctgctatcaacttggcctggcagaagggttacatacgcATCATCACCTTTGGAACTGTGCGCTAGGAACGTGTagtcccggaactctttgccaataaaggtcttaacAAACATTGAAAGACATTcgtcacccttaaattcccaggatttttcTGGCTTTAGGGACAtcgcaaaaatgtaattgggcacatgcaacccagtctcctgcgTACAttgaaaatcataaaaaatatacttttctgaggattcgggcttcctaaggctgtccataaaacagaGGTGACTGTCTATATCTCCAACGaccaaaccctgaccctgcttacagcgcctccctttacaccggtgccgcttgtccacgtacGACGGACACTGATCacacaaagttttagacaggcattcaactgGTTTTTTTTGATGCACAGTTGACATGTCTGTCTAAACACTCTTTGGGCCGACAAAACAGTCtacagctaggacacctcagGAGCACCCCCACgccagaaccccatagtaatgttcatcatgcaacaggatgaaataagtctTAGGGTAAAACCCCAGCCACCTTTCACTGCATACAGCACCacctcctaaatgctgttcaaactttgctacgtcactgagcagAACCTTCTCTGgatctgaccaccccagtttctcatgcaactttctagCCTCTGCTAACAATTCCGCATCCGTAGGTTTATGACCGGCCATGACGGACAAGAGCCCACCCGCAAAACATAGAAATTGGTACCAGTGTAAGTCAgctctactaaacattgtctctttttttggAATAATTTGACTActaaggatagaatttaaaactcttcgagcgcccccacccctattttttacaactgtcacaatGAGGCGCAATGTCCCATCGACATGCAATTCTCTATCGCTCTgtagcagctttgaggtctggtttaagaaatcctcagcggacagctcatccctacttcttctgactgaaaacaaagggtCAGTTCAATGACAGCTCTCTAAACATAACTGtacataatcatcagggcctaccctaccattaatgTCATCGAGAACTAGCTGTATccctctgtgtatggcttcaacaacctctTCAGCTTCAGCTGAATTTATTtcctcaagattgacaaaacaaaactcctcACAATACActgaccccccaaatctaggtaattcacgttgccaacttctcactctctccatatagatctctgcattttcagggttacttgggggttcctctacaGAACCATCAGTGGCATCTTCTACATCCCATACTAATTGAGAGTCAGACTCTGAGACGCCTCTGTGAGGGTCATTGGGAGTAGATGGGGCCCCCgtctagagagccctctggggaattttctaaaccagagtctgatttcgcctccccattttcagacatgccagttGATGCCCCCTACCGGAGGCTCTCatctttttgggtttttttcctcattacctctttagcccttcttaaaatttttacagcgaccctggcctggatctttttggcagccatctgtttatcccccaagCGCTGTCCGCCCTTTTGTTTACACATGAGCTGACGTGCACCCTTCAGGGTACCCCTTTCCACACCTAGTCATGCCTGATCAGAGCCACCCTTTCCAGACCCCCTTTCTTTTAGGCGCCCTGAGGATTCAGcatccatcagttttctgaacaaagcatcgtattttttccaaatcttttgaGAATGCTGTTGTTTTAGAccccccgaggatacagcgtccatcagttttctgaatgaaGCATCAAACTCTTCCAAAATACGAGAATATGGGGGATCTGTGACAAGCTTATGGTTTTGGGAGAATGGCTTATCAATCCTTGGTTTTTTGTTCACAACCCCGAGAGCGCCTGCTCCGGGTttggaatgtgtgtgtttctgggCACATTCAGAGCCCCTAGCGTGCGCGCTCTGGGTTTGTGAACGTGGGCGTTTtcgctcacagttttctcagggctCGGTGTGgcggtggccgctgaggaactggagttgtgtttgcatggGTGTTTTTTACCAGAgtgttttgtccttggctttgacgtaaatgaggtttggactggcctgatgcttcatctgctctcttgtgctgttttgccttgttaaaggtctcaaagcagattcctggttctttggtGGTTCTCGGGGTTGTGTCCTGGTAGCTCCCACTACAGCCTTGTCAGAAGGGCTGCACCTGACTGATTGGGACggggggaaaaatgcattttgtacaaaaaCGTAACTTTGCcagctttctcacccacacctatgtatttacttaaaatacaaaacctcataaattaaccagactgtcaaggttcctcccccactctgaactctagggtacagatgtggggacctgcatgaaaaacctcctaagcttatccttaccagcttaggtcaaaacttccccaaggtacaaaatattccacccgttgtccttggactggctgctaccaccaccaaactaatactggttactggggaagagctgtttggacgcgtccttccccccaaaatacttcccaaaaccctgcaccccacttcctggacaaggtttggtaaaaagcctcaccaatttgcctaggtgactacagacccagacccttggatcttaagaacaatgaacaatcctcccaacacttgcaccccccctttcctgggaaatgttggataaaaagcctcaccaatttgcataggtgaccacagacccaaacccttggatctgagaacaatgaaaaagcattcagttttttacaagaagacttttaataaaaaatagaagtaaatagaaataaagaaatcccccctgtaaaatcaggatggtagatatcttacagggtaattagattcaaaaacatagagaacccctctaggcaaaaccttaagttacaaaaaagatacacagacagaaatagttattctattcagcacaattcttttctcagccatttaaagaaatcataatctaacacatacctagctagattacttactaaaagttctaaggctccattcctggtctatccctggcagaaaccagcatacagacagacacagaccctgtgtttctctccctcctcccagcttttgaaagtatcttgtctcctcattggtcattttggtcaggtgccagcgaggttacctttagcttcttaaccctttacaggtgagaggagctttcccctggccaggagggatttcaaaggggtttacccttccctttatatttatgacacagactaataagcaaaatatatttacccagcttcatccatccatccgtcaCTGATACtgatgaatttttcttttcagttgtctctttcctttttcttttgaggtTGTTTACCCCCTCACGTTTTGACCGTActgtaaagcaaacaacattctaaTAAGACACATGAAACTATCTAGTAAACTTTAAAATcaaaaaatattcattagggtgttttttctatttaaaaaagtcatagctttaaaacaaaataatccatttcagggtGTACAAGCAACacaggttttgagtttatttctaccactttaaaaacaacccccacaaatatatatatatatatatatatatataatacattttaaaatacatctcaTTTTGCAAAGTAAAAACCCTGTTAATTGGAAACACACCATCACCATCACTTTGTAgacatatactttttaaaaaccacctatgttttacacatacacacacacacagagcagtttAAAACcctgtttgcaacaaaatacttttcaataaaaccACATGCTTTTAAAGAGACCCCTGGTTGTTctgtcccccgccccagccatgtGTGCTTGGAGCCTTTGGGttaaaaaacaagccaaaatgttagttagtattagcccccaaatccctattcatcctatgtaatacctgaagttattaagcaaaactacagttaaaaatgttttttttttaccttggcCTGGTGATGAACTGCAACTTAAAGTTACTggctccatgctaaacagatcacactgcaataaagataggcaccattatttactaagacagcatggccaaagcATGGCATTatctaataaatatattttttttttcagagttaaaaacagggaacaTACCTCCtcttgcagtccagcagcaattcaagagagtttctgttgaaagagaaaGTCTCCAAGCTATCTGAGGTTTTTAGACCATCCTaactcttttgtttcaaaatagttaGCAGGTTGATTGGATCACCCCTCCctagcattcccttttgtgatctggggggAATAAGTTTTCTGCACAATtggcctgcttttcttttttaagttcaaatacatatttttcccccacccctgtagggccttcttacaatAACCGTTTCAAGTGAGAGACCCTTTGCAGATATCAATGAATGTCTTGGggcttgtgttttttgttgttgttgttttttttaaacatgtgtctttcatgcttaaagttgggtggggtggggtgctttCTAGAAAAAGTGCCCCATGGCCTTCACcccactcctgggtcatatttaaactggccTATAGCGTTCTGCCAACTCCAGGggttatatttaaactgtccaatagcatctgcgaactcctgaggttttatttcatttcatattaatcagaactcaccatcctcacccacccacctccctgacGATGGGTGCACCCCCCCCCGCATCAAAATTAACCCTATGGCCACAAGGGTGAGTAATCACAGTCACTCTGGCTATTCAGTGAGGGGGGTGGTTAAacccattcagttcaacaggataAGTCAGCTCTATTGTCCTCAACCACATGTCTGAACaatccctgtttgttttattgtaaacacgtttttaggatattttttccccttcc
Encoded here:
- the LOC140902987 gene encoding phospholipase A2 inhibitor and Ly6/PLAUR domain-containing protein-like yields the protein MSLKPEKSWEFKGDECLSMFVKTFIGKEFRDYTFLAHSSKGDDAYLSSNPDLLWFSDSLNLPACSGHCRKCPATMWAPQPLCLLSAQLVTGDTLQCEVCASEEQSCAGPLQLCAPWEGTCVTVVAEFRLERNSFSYMGKSCLEPKNCEPGPFSLTYAHNVTVRVNIACCDTDGCNAGAIPVPSVSSVPNGRQCPSFFKMGADGWQEKEKELLVCTGAEDHYVEESGILTLDKFSRWGRGDIKLRMTAAGCGSPGACVKRALVKKYAQGVPEILSQAKCYPVPRAGGGIGEP